The segment CAGCGGCACCGGCAGCGTCTGCGCCGGCGTGCCATCGACGATGGCCTGCACGCGCGCGGTAAGGTAGCCCAGCCGCCGCGCCTCGACGGTGACGGGCCCGGCCGGGAGCGCGCGGAACACCGCCTCACCGCGCGCGTTGGTCTCGGCGCGCGCCCGGCCGGCGGTGACCATCGCGCCCGCCACAGGCTGCCCCGTGGTCGTGTCCGCGACGATGACCTTCATCTCGGTGCCGGCCTGCTGCGCGCGTGCCGCGTGCGGCATCGTCACAGCGGTGAGCGCGCAGAGCAGGGCGATATGCCACGCGCGGACGAATCGTTGCTGCATCTTAAGAAACCTCCCCGCGGAGGTGAGTCGGATGTGAGCGAGAGCGAGCCGCCGCCGTGATCGCGACGGCTCGTCACCGGAACGACTCGTCCGGAGGGATTCTGACCCGGGTGGGAGGCTACGGGTATGCGACGATGCGAAGCTCGTCCGCATGAACCAGCAGTTCGTGCTTCACCGGAGCCTCCATCGTGACCAGCGCAACCTGTACGCCTTCACGCCGGGCGAATTTGACCGCAGGGATGAAGTCGCTGTCTGCCGTCACGAGTACAATTCGATCCACAATCCCCCTGCTGGCCAACCATGCGACGTCGAGACCGATCTTCATGTCGACGCGCTTCTGCTTGAGATCGGGAGAGAAGTCGTCCGCCCGCGGTGCGCGACCCGTCCTGGCGATCTCGGCCACTGAACGCTTCTTCAGCACCCAGCCGTCGAACGACAGTTCCCCCGCTCGGAACGCCACGTTGTCCTTGAGCGACAGCTCGCGGATGAACGTGGTCATCTGCGAAAAGGTAGTCGTCGCCGAGAAATCGATGTTCGTACGGGTGAGCGGGTGACACTCGGTGCCACCGAATGGCGGGCAGTGGTAGCAGTAGATGCGGAACAGCTCCTCGTCGGGAGCGCGCACGCACCGCTGGGCGAAATCGTGGACCTCGTCCGCCGTGGGAAGGCGATTCCCGACGGCGTGATACAGGCGGTGGAGAGTGAATCCGAGGTCCAGCAGCACAGCCGTCTTTTTCATAGGATGCGCTGGTTCGGGAGAAAAAAGATCCCTCTCCGGGATGTAGCGCTTGGAGAGGGATCGGGTATAGATGCCGGCCTACCGGCGTTCGGATGAAATGAATATAGTACCCGCGCAACCCCTGTCAAGGCCGTCCAACTGCTACAATTACAGCCCTCTTCCGCGCCAGGGCTCGTTGGCTTCGAGGCAGTCCATCAGCTCGATGTAGACGCGGCGCGCGGCCTCGGTGAAGTCCTCGTCGGAGGCGTCGTCGAACGGGAGCAGCGCGGCACGGATGCGCTCGGAGAGCGAGCCGCTCTCGATCACCCCCGCGATCAACTCCATGTACGGCTGCTCGTCCTTCCTCGCCATCTTCCGCGCGGCGGCCAGCAGCTCGCGCAGGACCGCGCGGACGTCGGTGCGGCCGGTCTCGTCGCGCTCGACGGCCACGTGCGGCGCGGCGACCAGGGCGGCGCTGCCGTCGCGGATGGTGGCGCGGAAGTCCTCCACCAGCAGCTCGTGCGGCGGCAGCGTCATCTTCCCCGCCATCACCCGCCGCGACAGGTGCCTGAGCGCGGCACGCACGAACGCGGCGATCGCCACGTCCATCCGCACGCACTCCTGCGTGTCGAGCACGCGCACCTCCATCGCCCGGCGCGAGAACTTGAACACGGCGCCGCGCGCGTTCAGGAACTCGTGGCGGATGGCCGAGGTGTCGTGCGGGAAGCGGTCGAGCGCCGCGTACATCGGCCCCAGGATCCGCCGGCGATAGTCCGCGAAGCTCTCCACGTACTCGGGGACGAGCTGGCCGCAGCTCTCGGGGATGCGCGCCTGGTGCTCCAGGATCCACGCCAGCCGCGAATCGGCGTGCGGGCGCAGGTCGCCTTCGTACATCGGCGTGCTGGCGGCGATCGCGGGAAGGTAGGGGACGAGCAGCGCGGCCGCGGTGTGCATCGCCAGCGTCTCGCGCTCGTCGCCGAAGGGGAGGTTCAGGTGCGACGCCTGCACGTTCATCCATCCGTGCGTACGCACGTCGAACAGCTTCTCGTAGGTGCCGTAGATGCGCGTCCCCGAGCGCGACCAGAGCCGGCCGTTGCGCGGATCGAACCAGGGGTGCATCCCCGTGGGCATCAGCCGCGCGTCGAACTCGTCGCGGAGGACGGCGACGAAGCGCTGGATCCCCTCGTACAGGATCTCCTCCGCCTGCCGCAGCGAGCGCACGGGCGCGGTCGTCTTCACCTCGAACACGTGGTCGGCGATCTCGTTGCTGAACCCGAGCGCGCCCAGGTGCACGTCGCTCGTCCCCCGCCCGGCCAGGATGCGGAAGGCGGGCTCCACCAGCGAAACGACGTTGAGGTCGCGGTCGACGGTGGGATATTCCAGCTCCATCCCCGCCACCTCGAAGGCGCGGTAGTTCGCGGACCCGTTCTCGCCCGACCGCTTCACCCGCACGGGTCGGCGGATGGAGACCAGCGCGGGCTCCTCCCCCGTCCCGTTGCCGTTAGCCCCGTGTGACGGCGCGCCCTCCTCGATGCGCCGCACGAAGAAGCTCACGATGTCTTCGTAGATGGCGTTGCCGTCCTCGGCGTCCTCGTAGCCGACGTCGAGGTTGGGGTTGTCGTTGATCTCGATCACCACCGGCCCGTCCGCCGTCTCCTTGAGATCGACGCCGTAGAGCCCGTCGCCAATCAGGCGGGCGGCGCGCAGGGCGGCGGCGACCACGTCCGGCGGCGCCTCGCCGCGGGGGACGGCCTCGACCTTCCCGTAGCGCTCCGTCCCCTTCACCTCCGTGCGGATCTGCCAGTGCCCGCGCGCCATGTAGTAGCGCGACGCGAACAGGAGCCGCCCGCCCAGCACGGTGATGCGCCAGTCGAACTCCGTCGGCAGGAACTCCTGGGCGATGAGGAGCGGCGAGCGCGCGAACATCTCCTTCGAGCGCCGGCGGAACTCGTCGCGGCTGGAGATCTTGTGCACCGCCGCGGAGAAGGAGCCGTCGGGGAGCTTGATGACGAACGGGAGGCCCAGCGTCTCGAGCGCGCTCCAGCGGGTCGTCTGCGTGACGATGAGGGTGCGTGGCGTGCGGATCTCCTCGCGGCGGAGCAGCTCCTCGAGGAAGACCTTGTTGCCGCAGCGGATGATGGACTGCGGGTCGTCGACCACGGGCATGTCCAGCGCCTCGGCGCGCAGCGCGAACTGGAACGCCGGCTCGGAGACGCCGGTGAGCGCGCGGATGAAGAGCGCGTCGTACTCCGGCAGCTTGCGCATGTCGCCCAGCCCGATGCGCGCGACGTGCACGTTCTGTCGCGCGGCCACGCGCTCCAGCCGGTCGATGGTCTCCGGCGACGAGGGGCTGAACGGGTCGGCGGGGTCGACTAGGACGGCGATGGAGGCGCGCACCGTCTCGCGCGGCGCCTCGCGGCCGCGGCGGAGGACGCGCGCCTCGTCGCCCAGCGCGCGCGCCAGCTCCGCGTGCTCGTCCGCCGACAGGTGGTGCGGGGGGACGGCGGCCACCTGCGTGACCTTCCACTCCTCGTCCTCGTGCACCAGCTGCAGCCGCAGCACGGGCGCCGGCCACTCGCGGTAGACGGCCAGCGCCGCGCGCTGGAAGCGCGGATCGGCGCAGGTGCCCAGGTAGACCAACGCCTCGACGTACTCCCCCTCGCCCGCCGGCCGGCACTCCCCCTCCTCGCCGCGGACCAGGGGGACGGGGAAGTGGTGGCGCGGCTCCTCCTCCTCGACCTCCTCGCCTTCTCCTGGATGGAGATCGGGCGGCGGGAGATGGAGCTCGCGGCGGCGGACACGCATCTCCGCCGCGTCAATGGTGGCCACGCCGGCCTCCTGCAGCGCGCGGAAGCGCCCATACGGCTCCTGCAGCCCCTCGCACGTCTCCACCGTGGGGATCACCTGCTGCCGCCGCGCGTCCGCGAGGAGGGAGACGTAGTAGCCTCGGCTGCGGTAGCGGGTGGAGCGGCAGAGGTTGACGACGACGGCGCGCGGATCGGCCAGGGCCTCGCCACCTTCGAGATACCGGTCGGCGTCGACGACGGTGCCGGCCGGGAGCCCGGCCGCGTCGCGGGGATCGGAGACGACGACGATGACCCTTCTGCGGTTCACGCGCGCGCCTCCCCGGCGGGCCAGACTTCCAGCAGCACCGCGTCGTAGGTCACGTCGCCCAGCAGGATGGCGTTGGTCAGGCGGTCGGCATCCACCACCAGCTTCTCCGCGTCACCCGGCTCGGGAGGGATCTGCTCGAAGGGGTCGAGGACGATCAGCCGGCGGCCCCACTGCTCGTAGCCGCTGATCACCACGAAGTGGCCGGTGGGCTCGCCGCGCACGTCGTCGTCCACCAGCCGGTCGGTGACGGGGTCCCACCGCTCGCGCGAGTAGCGGTAGAGATAGGTGGCGCTGAGGCCGGCCAGGATGGGGTGCTCGCGGTCGATGATGGACTTGAGCAGCCCCGGCGTGAGCTCCGCGAACGCCAGCTCGCCGCCGAGCTCCAGGAAGTGGATGTAGGCCTGCGCCGCGCGCAGCCGCTTGGCGTCGGCGAGATAGGGGAAGCGCAGGTGGATCTTCTCCGCGAGCTGCGCGGGGGGGAGATCGACCCAGGTGGGATCGAAGATGCGCAGGTCGTACGAGTAGATGCGCGCGTGGAAGCCGCGCCGCAGCGCCGAGATGCCCAGGAACACGGCCAGCGTGCCGCCGTCCTCGTTGCGCTCGAGCGAGGCGATGATCTGGTCGACGTCCACGTCTAGCCCGTAGAAGGAGTAGACCTTCCGCAGGCAGGTGGGGCCGCAGGTCACGTCGTCGGGCTGCACGAAGCGCTGCACGGGCAGCTCGTGCGCCGCGCGGGCCACGAACTCGGTGCGCTCGTCGACCGCCGGCAGCGGGGGTGCGGATGCCATCACTCTGTCTCCTTGACCGTCACTGCGATCTCCGCCGGTAGCGCAACGGGTGTACCAGCTTCGCTGGAGTGCCAAGTGCCAAGTGCCAAGTGCCCAGTGCGCGGCCGCGGCATCGCGCCCTCTCCGGCTCGCTTAGGCTCGCCACCTCTCCCGTACCGGGAGAGGTAGCCCGCCACCATCCGCGCGGACGGCGAGCGCCTTCGCCTCCGACACGATCATAATCGCGCGGCGGAGAAGTCCGCGCAGGCGGACTGTGTGTCGTTGTAGCCGCGACTTCAGTCGCATACTCCCCAACCCCATCGCCACCTCCACCACCCCCAAAACACCGCGCCCGCGGCCGGGATCCGGACGCGGGCGCGATCACCATCAACTCAGCACTCAGCACTCAGCACTTTCGTCCTACGGCCTGACCGCGCGCGGGATCTCGCGCACGCGCGGGCCGCTCTCCACGCGCAGCACGTAGGCGCCGGTGGCGCGCTCGCCCACCGAGTTGGCCACGATCACGTACGGACCCGAGTGCGGCAGGGTGAGCGTGAGGCCCGCGTCGGTTTCGCCCAGCGAGTCGTCGTCGTGCTCGTACAGCGGGCCGTTGGGGTCGTTCACCACCAGCCACGCGTCGAAGTCGCCGGACTGCAGACTGATGGTGATCCGCTCGCCCGCGCGGCCGGTGTACACGTACGCGTCCATGTAGCTGTTGTCGTCGCGCAGCATGTCGCTGGTCGTCAGGCGCCCGCTCACCCCGGCGCCCGCACGGATCGCGGGCAGCCGCCGCCAGTCGAGCCCGGTGATGGACACGCCGCGGGTGTTGCCGCCGCCCGGACGCGCCGATCCCGTGCCGCGCTCCACCGACAGCGTGTACGCGCCCACGTCGCGCTGCCCCACCGTGTTGGCGGCGATCAGGTAGCGCCCCGTGCGCGGCAGCGTGACGGTGATGCGCGAATCGTTGCCGCCGCCGCCGTCGTCGTCGTGCAGGTCCAGCCCGCTGCCGCCCGGCTCCATCAGCACCAGCCACGAGTCGAACGCGCTGGAGCGCATGGTCACCGTGATCTGCTCGCCCGCGCGGCCGTTGTAGATGTACGGGTCGGCGTAGGTGTTGTCGCTGCGCAGGAAGTCGTTGCGCGAGATGGTGCCGGCGACCGTCTGCCCCAGCGCGATGCGCGGCGCGCGGCTCAGGTCCATGTCCTCCAGGTCGCCCTCGCCGCCGCCGCCGTTGTTGTCGTCGTTGCTGCTCACCCGGCCGCTGCCGCGCTCCACGCTGAGCGTGTAGGCGCCGGTGGAGCCCTCGGACATGGAGTTGGCCACGATCAGGTACTGCCCGCTGCGCGGCAGCGTCACCGTCAGCTGCGAGTCGAGGTTGCCACCGCTGTCGTCGTCGTGCTCGCGCAGGCCGCCCGACGGGTCGGTCATCACCAGCCACGAGTCGAACGCGCTGGAGCGCAGCGTCACCGTGATCTGCTCGCCCGCGCGGCCGCTGTAGACGTAGGTGTCGGCGAACGAGCCGTCGGGACGGCGGAAGTCGTTCGTGCTCAGCCGCCCCTGCACCGTCTGCCCCATGGCGATGCGGGGGAGCGAGCCCGGGTTCAGGGCGTCGACGTCGCGCGTCCGCGTGGAGCCGCGCTCGCCGCCGAAGCGCAGGTCGCCGGTGAAGGCCACGCGCCCCGGCTGCGACTGCGTCAGCCGCGTGAGCTCGGTGACAGGAACGGCGAAGTTCAGGTTCTGCCCCTCCGAGAGCACCGCCACGCTCACGCCCACCACCTCGCCGCGCATGTTCAGCACCGGGCCGCCCGACGAGCCGTGGCTGATGGGCGCGCTGATCTGCACCAGCGTCTTCCCCTCCACGCGGCGGATGGCGCTCACGATTCCCGTCGACACCGTGTTCGACAGCCCCTCGGGCGCGCCGATCACCACGATGGCCTCGCCCACCTCGGGAAGGCCGCGGGCCAGCGGGAGGGTGGCGGGGGGATTGGTGATGCGCGGCAGGATGGCCAGGTCGGCCGCGGGGCCGCCGACCGCCTCGGCGTAGGTCGCGGTGCCCAGCCGGCGCTCGTCCTGGGTGACGGCCTCCACGCGCGCCGAGCCCTCGACCACGTGCCGGTTGGTGGCGATGCGGCCGTCGGGAAGGAAGAAGCCGCTGCCGAGGCCGGTCTGCCGCCCCGACCCGTTGTAGGTGTTCAGGGTGATCACCGCCGGGCTGGCGCGGCGGGTGATAGTGACCACGTCGGGCTGCGCGGCCGCGCGGGCGGCGGGAAGCAGCGCGAGCGCGAGCACGACCGGGCTGGTCTTGAGGAAGCGTGGCATCATCGCTGGAAACTCCCGGGCGGGCGCCATGAGCTGGAAGGGAACCGCTGCGCACCCAATCTGCGCGCGGGCGCGGGAGCCGTCCAGTGGATGGGCACAGGCCGTCCACCGCGCCATTGTCCTAACCCGTGGACGGGGGATTCTGTTCCGCGTGCGATCCACCACGGGACGAACGAAAAGGAGAAGGCCAGACGGGGGAAATCGCCGCCTCGCCTTCTTCTCCTCTCAATACCAGATCCGCGGATTGCCTGGCAATCCAGACAAACAGAATGTCTCACACGGAGGGAACGGAGGAAACGGAGAACTGCTCATTCGTCCTCCGTTCCCTCCGTTTCCTCCGTGTGAGACTCTTTTGAATCAGATTTCAATCACGCCGTCGCATGCACGGTCATCCGCGGAATCCGGTATCACTCCGTGGAGTCACAGCAGCCCGCGGCGCTTCACGTCGAGGTAGCGGTTGACGACGTTGGGAACGGCGTCCGTCGGGCGCGAGTCGGCGATGAGGACGCCGCTGCGCTGCATCTGCGTGAGCGCGGCGGCGCGGGCCTGCAGCAGCTCCTCCGCGGCGGCGCGGCGGTAGACGTCGCCGTCGCCCTTCGCGGGGATCTGCGCGGTCGCCTCGAGGTCGGGATTGCGCAGCGCGACGGCGATGGGGAGATGGCGCGAGGCCGCCTTCCCCAGGTGCGCCACCAGCGCGGACGACGCCTGCGCGTCGATGATGTCGGTGAACACCACCAGCAGCGAGCGCCGCCGCAGCTGCTTCGCGAGATACGTGAACGCGGCGGGATAGTTCGGCTCCACCATGCGCGCGTGCACGCCCCCCAGCGCCTCGGCGATGGTGTTGATGCTGCTGCGCGACGGCGGGATGTACTGCTGCACCCGGTCGGCGAACACCAGCAGCCCCACCTGGTCGCCGTGCTGCGAGGCCACGTCGGCCAGGAGGAGCGCGGCGGTCAGCGCGTAGTCCAGCCGCTCGCTGTCGCCCACCTTCTCCGTCATCAGGCGGCCGGCGTCCACCAGCATCACCACGTTCTGGCGGCGCTCCACCTCGTACTGGCGCACGATCAGCTTCGACCGCCGCCCCGTGGCCTTCCAGTCGATGGTGCGCGGGTCGTCGCCGCGCGCGTACTCGCGCAGGCTCTCGAAGCTGCCGCCCTCGCCGCGCTGGCGGACGGGGCGGAAGCCGGCCTCGCGCAGGCGGTTGTGCAGGCCGAGCAGGCGGTAGCGCCGCACCTCCATCACCCCCGGCAGCACGCGCAGCGGATCCCCCCGCTCCACGCGGCGCTGGCGCCACGCGAGCCCCAGCGGGCCGAGGACGCGCACGTGCACGTCGCCGTACTCGGCGTCGCCGCGGCGGTCGGCAAGGAGGGGGAACTCCACGCGCTCGTCGCGGCCGGGGCGCAGCACGATCTCCTTCGCCCAATCGCCCTGCCGCACCAGGATCTCGGGGAGGTCGTCGGTGACGCGGACGCGGGCGGTGCTCTTCCCGCGGTTCTCCAGCATCAGCGTTTCGCGCGAGGTGGCGCCCAGCCCGATGCGCAGGGGCGCGCGCCGCTCCACCCGCAGCGTCGCGGACGGCGCCCACGCCGCGTCGAGGGCGAAGAGGAGCAGCAGCACCGCGTCCACGGCCAGCGCGGCCGGCGCGCTCACCAGGAACAGCGCCGAGAACAGGGCGAGAAGGAGCAGGAACCGCCTGGACGGAAGTGCGTTCAAGATCCAGCGTGACGGATCGGGTGATTGGCGATGGCGTGGGTGACGGCCATCGGTGTCGGCGCGGCGCGGAGGCCCTCTCCCCCCGGCCCCCTCCCCCAAAACCGACTGGGGGAGGGGGAGACCTCAGCACGGGGACAGGGTTCGGCTCGTCGTACCCGGCGCCCGCGCGGCCGCAGGCGGCCCCCTCCCCCGGCCCCTCCCCCGCTGCGCAGGGGAGGGGAGCACTTCGAGCGCGGGAGCGATTCATCTGCCTGCAATCGTAGTTGCATGCAAACACGATTGCAGGCAAACACGATTGCGGGCAGCCGCCACGACTTGCTTCAGCGCGGCGCGGGGAGCGTCTGGAGCAGGCCGCGCAGGCGGTCGTCCACGCGCTGGCCCTCGACCTCGGCCTCGGGGGTGAGGACCACGCGGTGGCGAAGGACCGGCGCGGCCAGCGACTTCACGTCGTCGGGCGTCACGAAGTCGCGGCCGGAGAGCAGCGCCTCGGCGCGCGAGGCCAGGAACAGCGCCACCCCCGCGCGCGGGCTGGCGCCCAGCGCGAAGCTCGGCTCCTCGCGCGTCGCGCGGACGATGCGGGTGATGTAGTCGCGCACGGTGGGCTCCACGTGCACCGCGCCGCACATCTGCCGCAGCCGCACCAGGTCGCCCGCGGCCAGCATCGGCTGCACGCCGTACGTCTCCGGGCGGTCGGCGCTGAAGCCGTCGGCGTAGCGGTCCAGGATGGCGCGCTCGGCGTCGGCCGGGGGATAATCGACCGTGATCTTCAGCAGGAAGCGGTCGAGCTGCGCCTCGGGGAGCGGATAGGTGCCCTCGTACTCCACCGGGTTCTGGCTGGCGAACACGGTGAAGCCCACCGGCAGCGGGCGGCTCTTCCCGTCCACCGTCACCTGGCGCTCCTGCATGGCCTCGAGCAGCGCGGCCTGCGTCTTGGCCGGCGCGCGGTTGATCTCGTCGGCCAGCAGCAGGTCGGCGAAGATAGGGCCGGGGTGGTAGACGAACTCCTTCTTCAGCTCGTCCAGCACGTTCACGCCCACGAGATCGGTCGGCATCAGGTCGGGCGTGAACTGCACGCGCCCGAAGCGCAGGTCCAGCGCCAGCGCCAGCGAGCGGATGGCCAGCGTCTTGGCGGTGCCCGGCACGCCCTCCAGCAGCGCGTGCCCGCCCGCCAGCAGCGCCACCATCATCTGCCGCAGCATGGGATACTGGCCCAGGATCACGCCGTCCAGCCGCTCCAGCACCTCGTGCGCGCGGCCGGCGTCGGCCGGGGGTGGGCCCGTTACGATGCTCACGTTCGGGAGACCTCGTCGATGTATCGGTCCACGTCGCGGGCCAGCGCCACCAAGTCGGCGCTCCGCCCCTTCTTCCATTCCGCCTCCAGCTCCCGCGCCGCCTGTCCCGCGGTGGGATGCGCGGCGAGCCGCTGCAGCATCTCCCCCTCCGCCGCGGCCGTGTGGGGGACGCGCCGGCCCAGCCGCCGCGCCATCCCCGCCAGCAGCAGGCGGCGGGCGGTGTCGCGCGCGCCGGCCTGGAGATAGGCGCCCGCCAGCGCCTCCACGTGCTCCAGCGGCGAGCGCCGGCGCGCGGGCGGCGGCGGCAGCGGCTTCCCGAAGCGCCGCCCGAAGAGGAGGACCAGCCCGAGGAGCGCGGCGGCCACCTGCAGCGCCGCGTGCCCCGCCGGCTCGCGCAGGAGGAAGCGCGTGGTCCCGCCGATCACGCTCCCGCCGGTCTTGAAGCCGTGGTGGTACTCGTCGAACCAGAGCGCGCGCCGGTCGCCCGCGTCCACCGCGGTGCGGGCGAAGAGGATGGCGGCGCGGCTCCGCTTCAGCCGCCCGTTGACCAGCGGGAGCGCATCGGACCAGGCGATCACCCGCCCCTTCCCCAGCCGGTAGTCGACCACGACGGGGGTGCGGCGCGCGCTGGCCAGCACCGTGGCCGTGCCGTCGAAGGCGCGCGAGGAGCGCAGGAAGCCGGTCCGGAAGCCGTCCACCGTCCCCACCCCCTCGGTCAGCCGGTTCGCCTCGGCCGTGGCCGTGGCGCCGTGGTAGCGCCGGGTGGTGGTGCGCAGCGTGTCGCGCGCCAGCGAGGTCACCCGCAGCCCCAGGGAGTCGGCGGTCTCGTCGTCGAGCCGGGCGGCGTAGATCACCGTCCCCCCGCGGCGCACCCACTCGGCCAGCGCGTGCAGCTCGCCGGAGCTGGGGGTGAGCATGGGCGAGAGGAGGACGAGCGGGCCGGCCAGCGAGTCGGCGTCGAGGAAAGGCTGCATCCGCCGCCGGGTGGGCACCTTCAGCTCCGTCAGCACATCGCGCAGGGCGCGCGCGCCGGCGGGTCCAGCGACGAAGGTGGACGGGCGCGGGTCGTCGGCGGTGGCCTCGACGCGGCGGCCCGTGAGCACCGCGATCAGCAGCACCAGCACGATCAGCAGGGCCAGGAAGGCCACGTCGCGGCGGCTACCCATGGGCCGCTCCCTTGGCCGCGGCGCCCTTCATCCGCTCCCACCCCTCGGCGTCGAGCGCGCGCCCGCCGAAGGCCACGGGCTCGAACAGGCGCAGGAAGCCGTTCAGCGCGCGCGCCGCGTCGGGATGCTTGCGCACCTCGCGGCGGTAGTCGCCCGGCGTCTTGCTGGCGTCGAAGCGCACCACGCCCAGGTCGTCCAGCCGCAGCAGCAGCGCCTGATAGAGCGCCGCGGCGGCCTCGCGCAGCTTTCCCTCCGCGGCGAGGCGGGCGGCCTCGGCCTCCCAGTCGGCGGCGGTGCGGGCACGCGGCGCCTTCGTCCTGGCCGCGCCGGGCTCGCGCTCGCCCTGCTGCGAGACCTTGAGCGCCGTCCACGCCAGGTGCGCGATCAGCGCCAGCGCCGAGATCCCCAGCCAGCCGATGATGATCCAGAAGAGGAGGGGATGGGTGGTGCGCAGCTCGGTCAGCCGCTCCAGCTGGCCGCCGATCCACGCCCAGATCTTCTCCAACTGCTGGTTGAGCCACTCGCCGATGCCGTGGCGCTCGCGGTACTCGGGGCGCTGGTAGACGGTGGTCACCGCCTTCTGCACCTCGGCGACGCTGGGGAGGGTGGCGGGCACGGCTCACCCCCTCCGCATGGCGCGGCGGACGCGGCGAACGGTCGCCGGCGGGGCGGGGTGACGAGGGGTCACGGGCGGTGCGGAAGACGGCGCGGGAACGCGGGAAACGGCGCGCCGGGACTGCGGGCGCGGGCGGCGGAAGCTATGCGGTCCGGCCGGCGCGTGTCAATCCGGACGGGACGAAACGAGCGGCCGGGCGCGTCTCCGCCGCCCGGCCGCTCTGGGTCTCCGTCGAACGCGAGGCGATCAGCCCCAGCGCGGCGTCTCGGGGGCGGGGCCCTGCCCCTGCGGCCCGCCGTAGCCCTGCGGATAGCCGGGCTGGGGATAGCCGTAGGGCGGCTGGCCGGGCGCGGCGAGCGCCTCGGTCATCATCTGCACGTCGAGCGCCTCGGTGCGCACGCGCCGGTCGTAGTACAGCAGCACCGTCGCGCCGATGGAGAAGGGGAGCGTGAGGGTGCGCAGCAGGCCGCCCAGCAGCTGCCCGATGACCTGGTACGGCGCCGCCCGCGCCATGTCGCCCTCCGAGACGATCACCCCGAAGATGCTCAGGCCGCCGCTCACCGCGCCGCCGGGGAGCCCGGAGATCAGCCCCGCGACGAACACCACCAGGAACACCTCGAGCCATGCGTCCTTGATCAGCTGCCAGGAGCGGGCGATGGCGTCGAACGGGCCCAGCCGCTCCAGCACCACCGCCGGGGGCACCGCGAAGGAGGCCAGGAGCACCACGAACATCCCCACCACGAACGCCAGGCAGCCGAGCATGGCCATGAAGGTGACGGCGATGTAGGCCACCAGCAGCGGCAGCGCGCGCGACAGCCCCCGCTTCAGCGCCTCGCCGGTGCTGACGGGGGTGCCGGTGTAGGCGCGCGAGAACTGGTAGGTGACGCCGCCGATGGCCGTGACGCCGCCGATCATCGCGGGGATGGTGAGCACGGCCAGCGCGATCAGCAGCCCGGGCGTCGCGCCGCTGAACGGGGCGCTCTCGGGGCTGAAGGAGCCCCCCAGCAGGGCGTAGACGGCGGACCACGCGATCACGGGAAGCTGCGGGACCAGCGCCGTCAGGAAGAGCGACGCGAACTGCCGCCGATAGATGGTGAACGCGCCGTCCAGGATCTCGCCGAAGCTGAGCGGCCTGAGGTTGGAGAAGGACATGTGGGTGGGTCCGGGAGAAGATGGGGCCTGAACACGCGAAAGGCGGGGCGATCCAAGCTAGACAAGCCCGTTCGGGAGGTCAAGCGCGCGTAAACAGATGCGGTCAACAAAGTTCTCGCACGCGGGGCGACGGATCGGAGGCCTGATAGCGGATTCCAGGATCAACTGTGCATTGGACTCAGGAATTCCTTCCTCCAATGATTACGCGGAGGCGCGGAGAACAGCGGAGAACTCAGCGCCGGAGTGAGTTCTCCGCGTCTCCGCGTCTCCGCGTGAGACCCTTCTTTGTGATCTAGTTGATCGACACGGCGACGGAGTCGGACGTGGTGCCGGGGATGGGGCGGTGGCTCGCGTCGGACCAGTAGAGCAGGATGTGCGTCGCCCCCGCCGGGAGGCGCGGAAGCGTCCAGCGGTAGGTCGTGCCGCTCACCCGCAGCACGTCGGCGCTGCCGGGCATCAGCTCGGCGGTGCCCACGCGCGCGTGCACGTGGCGGCCGGCGGCGGGGTCCGAGCCGTCCGGCCGCAGCTCGGCACGCGCGTCGAAGGTCACCGTCAGCGGCTGGTCGAGCGACGCGCCGGGCCGCGGGTCGTCGATGGTGATGCGCGGCGCGCGGTCCACCTTCGTCGTGTCCGCGCCGCCGCCGCGCAC is part of the Longimicrobium sp. genome and harbors:
- a CDS encoding NYN domain-containing protein, with translation MKKTAVLLDLGFTLHRLYHAVGNRLPTADEVHDFAQRCVRAPDEELFRIYCYHCPPFGGTECHPLTRTNIDFSATTTFSQMTTFIRELSLKDNVAFRAGELSFDGWVLKKRSVAEIARTGRAPRADDFSPDLKQKRVDMKIGLDVAWLASRGIVDRIVLVTADSDFIPAVKFARREGVQVALVTMEAPVKHELLVHADELRIVAYP
- a CDS encoding glutamate-cysteine ligase family protein, producing the protein MNRRRVIVVVSDPRDAAGLPAGTVVDADRYLEGGEALADPRAVVVNLCRSTRYRSRGYYVSLLADARRQQVIPTVETCEGLQEPYGRFRALQEAGVATIDAAEMRVRRRELHLPPPDLHPGEGEEVEEEEPRHHFPVPLVRGEEGECRPAGEGEYVEALVYLGTCADPRFQRAALAVYREWPAPVLRLQLVHEDEEWKVTQVAAVPPHHLSADEHAELARALGDEARVLRRGREAPRETVRASIAVLVDPADPFSPSSPETIDRLERVAARQNVHVARIGLGDMRKLPEYDALFIRALTGVSEPAFQFALRAEALDMPVVDDPQSIIRCGNKVFLEELLRREEIRTPRTLIVTQTTRWSALETLGLPFVIKLPDGSFSAAVHKISSRDEFRRRSKEMFARSPLLIAQEFLPTEFDWRITVLGGRLLFASRYYMARGHWQIRTEVKGTERYGKVEAVPRGEAPPDVVAAALRAARLIGDGLYGVDLKETADGPVVIEINDNPNLDVGYEDAEDGNAIYEDIVSFFVRRIEEGAPSHGANGNGTGEEPALVSIRRPVRVKRSGENGSANYRAFEVAGMELEYPTVDRDLNVVSLVEPAFRILAGRGTSDVHLGALGFSNEIADHVFEVKTTAPVRSLRQAEEILYEGIQRFVAVLRDEFDARLMPTGMHPWFDPRNGRLWSRSGTRIYGTYEKLFDVRTHGWMNVQASHLNLPFGDERETLAMHTAAALLVPYLPAIAASTPMYEGDLRPHADSRLAWILEHQARIPESCGQLVPEYVESFADYRRRILGPMYAALDRFPHDTSAIRHEFLNARGAVFKFSRRAMEVRVLDTQECVRMDVAIAAFVRAALRHLSRRVMAGKMTLPPHELLVEDFRATIRDGSAALVAAPHVAVERDETGRTDVRAVLRELLAAARKMARKDEQPYMELIAGVIESGSLSERIRAALLPFDDASDEDFTEAARRVYIELMDCLEANEPWRGRGL
- a CDS encoding S1C family serine protease, translated to MMPRFLKTSPVVLALALLPAARAAAQPDVVTITRRASPAVITLNTYNGSGRQTGLGSGFFLPDGRIATNRHVVEGSARVEAVTQDERRLGTATYAEAVGGPAADLAILPRITNPPATLPLARGLPEVGEAIVVIGAPEGLSNTVSTGIVSAIRRVEGKTLVQISAPISHGSSGGPVLNMRGEVVGVSVAVLSEGQNLNFAVPVTELTRLTQSQPGRVAFTGDLRFGGERGSTRTRDVDALNPGSLPRIAMGQTVQGRLSTNDFRRPDGSFADTYVYSGRAGEQITVTLRSSAFDSWLVMTDPSGGLREHDDDSGGNLDSQLTVTLPRSGQYLIVANSMSEGSTGAYTLSVERGSGRVSSNDDNNGGGGEGDLEDMDLSRAPRIALGQTVAGTISRNDFLRSDNTYADPYIYNGRAGEQITVTMRSSAFDSWLVLMEPGGSGLDLHDDDGGGGNDSRITVTLPRTGRYLIAANTVGQRDVGAYTLSVERGTGSARPGGGNTRGVSITGLDWRRLPAIRAGAGVSGRLTTSDMLRDDNSYMDAYVYTGRAGERITISLQSGDFDAWLVVNDPNGPLYEHDDDSLGETDAGLTLTLPHSGPYVIVANSVGERATGAYVLRVESGPRVREIPRAVRP